One part of the Nocardioides zeae genome encodes these proteins:
- a CDS encoding lycopene cyclase domain-containing protein: protein MTHTEASLLGIAVTVVLDLWVLRTRLLTRKAYWASYAIVLFFQLVTNEWLTWQGVFQYGEDAILGWRIGHQPVEDVLFGFSLVTQSMMWWVWWGRRGVQREVGPGPVPAVARLLGRRDA, encoded by the coding sequence GTGACGCACACCGAGGCCTCCCTGCTGGGCATCGCCGTCACGGTGGTGCTCGACCTCTGGGTGCTGCGCACCCGCCTGCTGACGCGCAAGGCCTACTGGGCGTCCTACGCCATCGTGCTGTTCTTCCAGCTGGTCACGAACGAGTGGCTGACGTGGCAGGGCGTGTTCCAGTACGGCGAGGACGCGATCCTCGGCTGGCGCATCGGCCACCAGCCGGTCGAGGACGTGCTCTTCGGCTTCAGCCTCGTCACGCAGTCGATGATGTGGTGGGTGTGGTGGGGCCGCCGGGGCGTGCAGCGCGAGGTGGGGCCCGGACCCGTCCCGGCCGTCGCGCGGCTGCTGGGACGCCGCGACGCCTGA